The following is a genomic window from Anopheles aquasalis chromosome 3, idAnoAquaMG_Q_19, whole genome shotgun sequence.
gtttattttgtagGTCGTCCCCGGAAGAGATCGGATAGATCAACATTTAGGGCTCGCTTCGAATGAAATCGAGTCCCAAAAAACCGTCGTTGaacgtttttttgttaaacagCAAACATTCGGCATGAAAACATTGATATTAATTGCAAACAGCATATCTAGGTCATGCAAAGTATGAgtatgtgttggtggtgcttcaATACTTGCCATCGTGTGCTAATTGATTGAGGTGCACCATCGTTTGATTGTGGCGCCTCCGGTTGATAGACGGATTCTTGTGGAATTTcggttttcgattgttttacgatttcagacacacacgcatgtACTTTTTGTTTCACACACTTCACTACGtctctgatgctgctgttatcCTTTAAAAGGACGACTCAAAAACTGGCCAATACATCACCTGAATGTAGGCCAACAGATAAGGGATTTCTCGAAGAGATGCACCAACTACTTGCTATTGGTTTGATTGCAGATCACCAAATCAGGAACCGTGCAACagacagaacagaacggaacagaaccgCACAGGTTAAGCACCACCAAGCAACTGCTGCAGACAGGGAAGGGACAGccagcaatagcagcaccgGCCGATCGCGTGCGGCCTATTCTGCGATGGTCAGCGTTCTGTGTTCGGTACCGAAAGTCCAGCCACGATCAGCACGCTGTAGCATAACAGCCCAGCATTTGGTGCTGATCTAGCAAAAGCTCGATTCCTGTGCGGTGCGTGACTACTAGGGTAGGGTGAAAGGAAGTCCCGGCAATTGAAGTTGAAACGGACTCAcgcgacaaaacaaacaggaaaGAAGCCAAGGTGCGTTTCTTGATTTTGAGGTTCTTGGCCATTCAGCTGCAGTGAGAGAGTTGCTTTGGAATGCGGTTGGTGTTTAAGGAGTTTGAGCATCGCGATGAGGAGAAGATGCACTCTCTCATTCAGAAAActggcgagcagcagcagtcatgGTAACCGAGTAGAATAATTCTTTCCATGCAATCGAATCCCATTCGCGCACTGCATCCAAACGCCATCAAAGCAAACGACtattggttttcaatttctcttTATTATGTTCAATTCATTTATTAGTGTTCCATTGTTACTTCCAGTATCACCTTCCTATCACCAGCTACTGGTTtccattgtgttttttttgtttgtatttttttgttttcatttgttttcgctttcaacTATTATTAGAGCACATTATCGCGTTAATTCaaatggttggtttttgttgttttgtagtcgctcccgttttttttcccggagCGGGCttcatccttccttccatgactcttttgtgtgtttttgttctgtatgtgagtgtatgtatgtatgcgtGGGTATGTGTATGTCATGAATGTATGTCCGGTGGAGGTGAAGATGGGGGTGATGTTGGAGATGATTGTGTGTTtgaagtgttgttgttgttgatgggcTGATGAGATTAAGCGGATTGCTTAGCCTCCTACTACTCAGCTTCATCttgttctgttgcttcttcttggAAGTGGTAATCAATATAGGACGCTGAATGAGACACGATGGCACGAACAacggtgttttttgggggagcggGAAAATTATTTCAAGCCGCTGGACCACTCCgtcgtccggtggtggcgaccgACAGCCGAACCttctttcttctatttttttttctttaccatTTCGCTTCAGCCACTAACCAGCCGGAACCAGGGTCCAGAGCTCGGGGTGTGATGAGTTTCGAGTTTgggttttcttgtttttgttcaattaGCTTTCTCATTTATGGGTTCATAATTTGCTAAGCATTATTTACCGTTAGCGCAGTTCGCTAGTAATTTCTTGTGGCCcctcttcccttctcttttCCTAGGACGAGGgtggattttccttttttcttgtttgttctgttctcCAAATAGTTAGTTCCTTATCTTTGCCCTATTTCTAACCAccgccccctttccccttgttggttttcctttgttAAATgtcattttggtttttggttttgctttcgcaCCTTCTCTCACCAGGGAGTCCGAGGGGGCTGAGCCAAAGAGAATAATTGTTTTGAATTGTGTGTTCGGTCATTTGATGCCAATACGTGTGCCCCCTTAAAAAGGTCCCAGAGGAACTCTAGGACCTTTGGTTTTCTTCACCTTAATCTTTTACTTCAACTTTTTCAATCAATGTTTGAATTTGACATTTTCTAATGATTTATTCATTCCATGCATCACCCCATTCAAGGGCTGCTTTGACTGACAtataagctgctgctgctgctgctgctgctgtgttgatGTATCTGGCTATGTTACCATGGATTTCAtgggatctctctctctcgttttgctccttttttgtgttgcttacTTTGCAAAGTTTACTAGTATGGGTTACCTTCGTATTTGTACacttttgattaaatttttgttgctttgttggTATTTAAAATTTAGTATCATTAAATGTAACatgtgttgtgttgcattgtttttccttttcttgtttttgtgtgtgtctgtgtgtcgaTGTGTACGTAATGTTTGTGGGTCTAGTGTTCgcggtttcttcgtcttctgcctttttttgcttcgtttagTGTAGTTTTTGTCCCACTTTTCACCTCTTCGGTTTCTGTCTGTGCATGTGTACAGGTGAGTGTGTGTGTAGTGTTACCAGACTTAAGCTTAGCAATAAACAATCGACCATTCtaaataaacattttacacTTTTACTTTTTACAAGGTAGTCGCGCTCGCTGCTAGTACAccccttcgttcgttcttcctcttttatctctctcacgcaaaccacaaaccagcaaacaatCGTTCCTCCTCCTTTGCTATCTCTTCTCCATTCTCTATCATGTCTCCCAcgccttctctttcttcttttttctctataAAACAGAGCCCAATAGATGACGTAGACGTACTAAACCGGCCATCTCAACGCACTGCACGTTATGGCGCCGGTGTATGTGGGTTAAACTCAGAGTAGTAAAAGAGGCCCGACGGGAAGAAgtggggtgtgtgcgcgcggatCGCAGCATTCtcggggggtgggtgggcaaTGTGTAAAATTATGTTAAaacgaagaaataaaaataaataattgctccaaaataataatatataataatattactcgtaataataataataatagtcataataatattaataataataataagagcGGGGAAAGTAAACGCTTCCTTGCTAGGGTCAATAAATAAGTTCCTTTCCGGATGCGCggacacacagaaacacacacgccgGAACAGGGGAGCAATCCGCATTTCTGCGTTCCACTTAACTGTACAACTGATGCTCCCAcgtacacgcacgcacacatacagcattCACATTCACACAGGGTCACTACGGACGCAGGAAAGTGGTAAATAGGAATTCCACCGCCCACCCTGGGGGAGCGGCCTATAGTAGaagtacccccccccccccccctccccataaGGGAACAGGGCGGCTAAGCGCGattaaaaacgaaaggaaCCATAAAGCGATCGTACTAGGAATCCAAGACCCAACTACTCTCTCGGTTACTCTctttcgatctctctctctctctctctctctctctctctgcaagattaaatcatttgttttttctttgttgcgtgtctgtatgtgtgtgtgtgtttgtgtgggtgtaAAAATGCCCTCTCTAGTGTCACCCCTTTTgcctcaacatcatcatcaacatcatcatcatcggagacACTTTACTTGACTTGCGACCTATGCGACCCCGGGGGGTAAAGGCTTATCTCTTaactgtatgtgtgcatgtgtgtgtgtgtgtgtggtttttgtgcCATCCAGCccgcacacccacccacccccattTTCCCTTCACACTCCCGTCCGCCTATCGGTCTGGAACATCTATATGTAGCGAGGTGCCGTCGTGGTCCAAAGGCCGTCATTTAACTTAGTCAAACAGGGCGGCCAGTATGTCGTCACTGTTGGCATTGTTGCTGGAACCACTCGACGGTGGTGTGTTCAGATCCGGTGGATCCAAATAGGAGAGCAGCTCCATCGGATCAACGATACCGTTATcgggcagcagctgcaaaaggaggaaagaaaggaaagagaaacgTTAGTCCTTAGGTCTCCTTTAGCTTTCTCTCATCATCTGGCATGCCATTCTTACGTTCAGATCGTTGCCTCCTTCACCCTCGATGACGGCGGCCGGATCAAAGTTGAGATCTGCCGGCAGATCGACATCCGTCAGACCGACGAGGGCGTTCGCatggctctgctgctgctgctgctgctgctgctgctgctggtggcctaTCATCGAGCCGAGGGAAAGGagattttgttgttgctgctgctgttgcatcatGCTCTGCGGTGAGTTCATCATGTTCTGTGGTGAGTTCATTAAACTCTGCGGTGAGTTCATGATGTTGGCCGCTGGATTGTTGGGCCCAAGGCCCAGATtaggatgttgctgttgctgctgctgtggagaGTGCAGCTGCATGCCATGACCCGCATTGCCCGGACTGTGACTCATCTGGCCCATGGTTGTGTTCGGATTgataccaccgctgctgctaccgctactGCTCTGGCCGGCATTGGTAacgttactgttgttgttgttgctgttgccactgctgctgggacAGCCACTAGTGCCGCTCGAGTTGGATTGGCTCGGTTGCTGTGGGTTCTCGTTCGCGGGCGGTACACTCGGTGGTCCACCGGGTGTCATAGGATGACCGGACGAGTTACCACCAcccggtgtgtgcggtgtatGGGGGGTGTGGGGCATCTGTAAGGACACATTAGGAGAGTGGCGTTAGCGATCAACATTCAGTCGCTCAGTCGAGAGTCAGTTAGTGGTACTTACCTGATCATTCAGCGATTTCTCCATCGCATTCAGGGGATCGAGCGAGTTGACGGAATCGCTCAGATGAGCGAGCGGATTACCACCGTGGAAGTCGGTTACCGGGGTACCGGGTCCGGCGTTGTTACCGTTCCCATTATTGCCGTTGTTGCCTCCATTTCCTATGCtgcccgcaccaccaccacccaccacatTTCCACCACTGGCTGGTCCCGGTTCCTGCTTGATGATGGGATTGCCGTACGTATCGTACTGTGGTGTCCGATTGTAGCTGCTAGATAAcgagaggagagaagaaaaaaaaaccaccattAGCACTCTCGCCATCATTCAATGACCTTCGCTTGGCGCTTCGTTTACTCACTTTGAACCCATCATGCTACCGCTAGCGATCGAACTCATGTCGGGGCTCATGTACGGGCTCATTGCGTTCATGTTGTCCCACGTTGGGAGCGAGGTCGAGCCAGGGGACATCACCTTGCTGCTGAAATGCTTTGCATCCGCATCCGGGTCCGGTTTGATGACGGGTAGTCCGGGAGTTCCGGAACCACCACGTCCACCAGCAATCGGACCACCACTCGCTTCATTCGGGTTCTGTGGTTggggtggttgctgttgaagctgttgctgtgaaTGCTGCtgtggatgttgttgttgttgctgctgctgctgctgctgcgactgttgAGGGTTGAGATTGCCACCGATGTTGGGATTGCCGATGCAGCCGGGAGGTTTGATCGCCCGCCAGTTGGCCTGCGCATCGATGATCACCTCTTCCGTGTCCATGCCGTTCGGGGTGTTCGAGGAGTTTAGCGTGTTCAGTATCGCCCACATGTACTGATCGATCTCGAGACCTTCCGTCAGAGCAGGTTTACTGTGAAGAGTGACGAGATGGATTAGGAATgatgcgacagagagagagggccggACGTTGGCTACTTACTTGCACACAGGACACCGCCAGTTACCGCGCTCACAGTTAAGCGCCAGATACGCCTCCAGATCGAAGCACTGAATGTGCTTACAGTCGTGACCACGGGCTGGCAACGTTATCCTCTTTGAGGTCACGGTACACTTGAGAGAAACCTACGAATCAGGGAGAGAGCGATGCGTGATATTAGTTTCAATCAATgtaagaaagaaagaaagagagagagagcgagagtacAAACCTTGGCGGAGTTGGGTGTCGTCGGATCGCCGGACAGTGGATCGGTCGCCTTGTCGGccgcacccggtccctggttGGCGTTCGCCGTATGACTGGCGGCGAAGTTGCGCTTGATTTTGGCCACCGCCTGCTCGGCGGACAGTAGGTTGCGCTTCAGCAGCGTATGCAGCACATGGTTCACCGACGGTCGATGTACCAGCTGCAGCACAAACAGATGGGACTgcaaggaaaaggaaatgggttaaaaaaaacctgccaaaaaaaattaatggccaccacgacggTGCACTTACACAACAGCACGTGCTGACGGTGATCTGGATGGTATTGCGGCCCGGTTGGCACACCTGCTTCAGGTAGAGTGGCCGGTGGGTGTTCTTGTTGTCACCGCGGTCGATCTCGAGTGGCGTCGAGTTGGCCGATACCTGGACGCTCGCCGGCCAGTTTGTGTTCATCTGCCGGTCCTCGTGGTGGAAACACTTGAGCTGAAGCTCCAGATCCGGTCGGCACATGAGCGTGTTGTAGACGGTCGACTTGAGCTGAAACACGTGGTTGCTGACCGCGAGATTGTGCTCGAGCCGGAACGGTGGCAACAGGATGCCGTCGCGCACCGGGAACGTCAACCGTAGTTCCTCATCTACTGGACGTGgacagcgagaaagagagaagattGAATGTTAGAACATGTTGTATAAAAATTGCTGGCCGTGGTACTCACTCTGTGGTATGTTTGGCTTAACGTCCGGATTTGGACTGATGTAGGGCGTCATGGAAGAAGCGGGTGTGAGGGGAGGCGTCGGATTGCCGGGCACTGGACTATGCTGGAAGTTCATGCGCATGTCCGGCTGATAGCCCTGCATGTTCTGGTAACCCGTGTTgtaatactgctgctgctgctgctgttgctgttgctgctgttgttgttgctggtgatgttgttggGCTGgatgtggttgctgttgttgttgttgctgctgttgatggtgttgctgctgctgctgctggtgatgatgaaggtgatgctgttgctgttgttgctgctgctggttcggaTGGATCCCgacagcgccaccaccaccaccaccacccggcccTGGTCCCatgccggcaccggcaccgagtggaccgggaccaccaccatacgGAGGAGTGTTCTGTCGTTGCTGCATCATCGGTGGACCACCTCGGTAGCCGCCCATCGGGCCCATCGGTCCGTGGCGACCGTAGCCACCGGCGGCTTGCATGGGTAGTGGTACAccggctgctgcggccgctgctgctgctgctgctgccgctgctgcctgATGGTGAGGTGGAAAttgaccaccggcaccgggcataccctggccctggccctgacCGCCCATCCCGTACATCGAACGCTTGTGCGCCATCTGCATCTGCGGGTTCGGGTAGGGTGCCATCCGCCGGGGATGCTGCGGTGGTCCGTACCCATTGGCCATTCCTTGCATCTTCGACATCGGTGACATCTGGTTCATCTGGCTGAGTGGATTcatggcaccaccaccaccaccggccattcCTCCTGGGCCCATTCCACCATTCTGGCCCATCTGACCGCCTccgccacctcctccacccatGCCCATGCCCATGTTCATCATCTGCGCCATCGGGTTCATCTGTTGATGGTGCCGTCCGTagcctgcaccaccacccgctccacctccgccgccgccgcctggtCCCATTCCGTTCATGGCGTTCATCGCGTTCATCGGCATACCGGCACCGGGACCAGGGTTGCCACCCATCTGACCCATCGGCCCCATGGCACCGCCGACATTcccggcaccggtgccaccaccaccgcccatctGGTTCATGGCGTTCATCTGTCCcataccgccaccaccacccatctgGCCCATGCCACCCATCTGGTTCCAGGACTGTGACTGCGAGTGCATGGCCATGTTGCTCATCTGGAAACGAAAAGGAGACACAGGTCGTTAATTCCAACTCCAAGGAACAatcttctttcgctctcttcacTTCGTTTACCTGTGGATTGTATCCTACGTCCATGTTGCCCTGCTGACCACCGGCCGCTGCGACCATAGCTTGACCGTTGAAACCGTGCTGACCACCGGCagtgccgctgctactgccggtggtggatgcGGCCGAGCGAGCCGCTCGCtgaccgtgctgctgctgctgctgctgctgctggttagcaCCGCCTGCTGCCGCCTGTGCCTGCTTTGCGTAGgctttctgttgctgttgctgctgctgctgttgaagttgCAGCAGTTGCTGTTTATCTAAGTAGCCTCCGGTAGTGTCCTGTTGCTGTAGGACTCCCCGGTGGTAATCTGTTGAAATCGAATTTCGGTGATTAATTTACAGTTCCCGGCTGGCGATGGCCAAGCTCCCGCAGTACTCACCGTGATGTGGAttttgcaaatgttgttgctgctgctgctgctgctgctggtggtgctgagcgTCGGCTGGGTAGCCTCCGATGTAAGGAGATCGACGATCACCCAAAGCTGGAGCCCCTAGGGAGCCCCCCTGGGCGCTCATTCCTCACTCATGGCTAGCgggggaagagaaaaatgcaaaaaaaaaccgaaagacaGATGTTAGTGCTACTCGGAATCGTATCAATCGTTGACGTCATCAACATCGGACGCGCTTGCGGTGCTCGTGCGTGGGAATCTGTCTCTTCGGTGGACGTGGGACGCCACCAGGATAATACTAGGGATGCTAACCGACCTCACGATTGTTCCAGTGACGCGTATAACAAAGGTCAACGGAATGGTTGTGACGTTCGAATTGCGCTCGACGCGTAGGTTGCTACGACTGCGgaacaaatcatcaaacacagGAACGCCGTTCATTGTCGAGAGAGACATTTTTTTCCACTAGAAATTAGTCCTTTTGACGATCAAAGCGTGCGACTGCGAGTTGCTTCTGAAACCACTGAAAGTGTTCTTTAAGTCTTTTAATTAAGTCTACTTTTGAAGCAAATCACTTTactgttgattgaaaaatccCACTAAACCCACTAAACCcctagcttggttttccgttaccatcctgctgctgtaAGCCTTTTGccgagatgactcgcagcgagggCGCAGAACAACTAATTGTGTGGAACTGAACTGATTTGTACTTGAACAAGCAAGAATAGTTGTAAAACACAGTCACAGCTTGCTATGTGATTCCATGTGTGGTGTCGCGCATGACTGCTATGATTCAAGATGCTGCTTGCAagaagaaatgcaaataatTCATATCGCATATTCGGTATCTTTTTGGCAACAAATAATGTTCCAGCAGTGTTTTAATAATAGCGGTCCTGGCAAAATCAGGAGATTAAGAtctaaatcaattttcttaGTTATTGATTTGCAGTCCGTTATAAGGAGTAATTTAGATCGCACTGACTGCTACTTACTGTTCGTGATCGAAGAAT
Proteins encoded in this region:
- the LOC126578121 gene encoding zinc finger MIZ domain-containing protein 1 isoform X2, encoding MSAQGGSLGAPALGDRRSPYIGGYPADAQHHQQQQQQQQQHLQNPHHDYHRGVLQQQDTTGGYLDKQQLLQLQQQQQQQQQKAYAKQAQAAAGGANQQQQQQQQHGQRAARSAASTTGSSSGTAGGQHGFNGQAMVAAAGGQQGNMDVGYNPQMSNMAMHSQSQSWNQMGGMGQMGGGGGMGQMNAMNQMGGGGGTGAGNVGGAMGPMGQMGGNPGPGAGMPMNAMNAMNGMGPGGGGGGGAGGGAGYGRHHQQMNPMAQMMNMGMGMGGGGGGGGQMGQNGGMGPGGMAGGGGGAMNPLSQMNQMSPMSKMQGMANGYGPPQHPRRMAPYPNPQMQMAHKRSMYGMGGQGQGQGMPGAGGQFPPHHQAAAAAAAAAAAAAAGVPLPMQAAGGYGRHGPMGPMGGYRGGPPMMQQRQNTPPYGGGPGPLGAGAGMGPGPGGGGGGGAVGIHPNQQQQQQQQHHLHHHQQQQQQHHQQQQQQQQQPHPAQQHHQQQQQQQQQQQQQQQYYNTGYQNMQGYQPDMRMNFQHSPVPGNPTPPLTPASSMTPYISPNPDVKPNIPQNEELRLTFPVRDGILLPPFRLEHNLAVSNHVFQLKSTVYNTLMCRPDLELQLKCFHHEDRQMNTNWPASVQVSANSTPLEIDRGDNKNTHRPLYLKQVCQPGRNTIQITVSTCCCSHLFVLQLVHRPSVNHVLHTLLKRNLLSAEQAVAKIKRNFAASHTANANQGPGAADKATDPLSGDPTTPNSAKVSLKCTVTSKRITLPARGHDCKHIQCFDLEAYLALNCERGNWRCPVCNKPALTEGLEIDQYMWAILNTLNSSNTPNGMDTEEVIIDAQANWRAIKPPGCIGNPNIGGNLNPQQSQQQQQQQQQQHPQQHSQQQLQQQPPQPQNPNEASGGPIAGGRGGSGTPGLPVIKPDPDADAKHFSSKVMSPGSTSLPTWDNMNAMSPYMSPDMSSIASGSMMGSNSYNRTPQYDTYGNPIIKQEPGPASGGNVVGGGGAGSIGNGGNNGNNGNGNNAGPGTPVTDFHGGNPLAHLSDSVNSLDPLNAMEKSLNDQMPHTPHTPHTPGGGNSSGHPMTPGGPPSVPPANENPQQPSQSNSSGTSGCPSSSGNSNNNNSNVTNAGQSSSGSSSGGINPNTTMGQMSHSPGNAGHGMQLHSPQQQQQQHPNLGLGPNNPAANIMNSPQSLMNSPQNMMNSPQSMMQQQQQQQNLLSLGSMIGHQQQQQQQQQQQSHANALVGLTDVDLPADLNFDPAAVIEGEGGNDLNLLPDNGIVDPMELLSYLDPPDLNTPPSSGSSNNANSDDILAALFD
- the LOC126578121 gene encoding zinc finger MIZ domain-containing protein 1 isoform X1 is translated as MSAQGGSLGAPALGDRRSPYIGGYPADAQHHQQQQQQQQQHLQNPHHDYHRGVLQQQDTTGGYLDKQQLLQLQQQQQQQQQKAYAKQAQAAAGGANQQQQQQQQHGQRAARSAASTTGSSSGTAGGQHGFNGQAMVAAAGGQQGNMDVGYNPQMSNMAMHSQSQSWNQMGGMGQMGGGGGMGQMNAMNQMGGGGGTGAGNVGGAMGPMGQMGGNPGPGAGMPMNAMNAMNGMGPGGGGGGGAGGGAGYGRHHQQMNPMAQMMNMGMGMGGGGGGGGQMGQNGGMGPGGMAGGGGGAMNPLSQMNQMSPMSKMQGMANGYGPPQHPRRMAPYPNPQMQMAHKRSMYGMGGQGQGQGMPGAGGQFPPHHQAAAAAAAAAAAAAAGVPLPMQAAGGYGRHGPMGPMGGYRGGPPMMQQRQNTPPYGGGPGPLGAGAGMGPGPGGGGGGGAVGIHPNQQQQQQQQHHLHHHQQQQQQHHQQQQQQQQQPHPAQQHHQQQQQQQQQQQQQQQYYNTGYQNMQGYQPDMRMNFQHSPVPGNPTPPLTPASSMTPYISPNPDVKPNIPQIDEELRLTFPVRDGILLPPFRLEHNLAVSNHVFQLKSTVYNTLMCRPDLELQLKCFHHEDRQMNTNWPASVQVSANSTPLEIDRGDNKNTHRPLYLKQVCQPGRNTIQITVSTCCCSHLFVLQLVHRPSVNHVLHTLLKRNLLSAEQAVAKIKRNFAASHTANANQGPGAADKATDPLSGDPTTPNSAKVSLKCTVTSKRITLPARGHDCKHIQCFDLEAYLALNCERGNWRCPVCNKPALTEGLEIDQYMWAILNTLNSSNTPNGMDTEEVIIDAQANWRAIKPPGCIGNPNIGGNLNPQQSQQQQQQQQQQHPQQHSQQQLQQQPPQPQNPNEASGGPIAGGRGGSGTPGLPVIKPDPDADAKHFSSKVMSPGSTSLPTWDNMNAMSPYMSPDMSSIASGSMMGSNSYNRTPQYDTYGNPIIKQEPGPASGGNVVGGGGAGSIGNGGNNGNNGNGNNAGPGTPVTDFHGGNPLAHLSDSVNSLDPLNAMEKSLNDQMPHTPHTPHTPGGGNSSGHPMTPGGPPSVPPANENPQQPSQSNSSGTSGCPSSSGNSNNNNSNVTNAGQSSSGSSSGGINPNTTMGQMSHSPGNAGHGMQLHSPQQQQQQHPNLGLGPNNPAANIMNSPQSLMNSPQNMMNSPQSMMQQQQQQQNLLSLGSMIGHQQQQQQQQQQQSHANALVGLTDVDLPADLNFDPAAVIEGEGGNDLNLLPDNGIVDPMELLSYLDPPDLNTPPSSGSSNNANSDDILAALFD
- the LOC126578121 gene encoding zinc finger MIZ domain-containing protein 1 isoform X3, translating into MSAQGGSLGAPALGDRRSPYIGGYPADAQHHQQQQQQQQQHLQNPHHDYHRGVLQQQDTTGGYLDKQQLLQLQQQQQQQQQKAYAKQAQAAAGGANQQQQQQQQHGQRAARSAASTTGSSSGTAGGQHGFNGQAMVAAAGGQQGNMDVGYNPQMSNMAMHSQSQSWNQMGGMGQMGGGGGMGQMNAMNQMGGGGGTGAGNVGGAMGPMGQMGGNPGPGAGMPMNAMNAMNGMGPGGGGGGGAGGGAGYGRHHQQMNPMAQMMNMGMGMGGGGGGGGQMGQNGGMGPGGMAGGGGGAMNPLSQMNQMSPMSKMQGMANGYGPPQHPRRMAPYPNPQMQMAHKRSMYGMGGQGQGQGMPGAGGQFPPHHQAAAAAAAAAAAAAAGVPLPMQAAGGYGRHGPMGPMGGYRGGPPMMQQRQNTPPYGGGPGPLGAGAGMGPGPGGGGGGGAVGIHPNQQQQQQQQHHLHHHQQQQQQHHQQQQQQQQQPHPAQQHHQQQQQQQQQQQQQQQYYNTGYQNMQGYQPDMRMNFQHSPVPGNPTPPLTPASSMTPYISPNPDVKPNIPQIDEELRLTFPVRDGILLPPFRLEHNLAVSNHVFQLKSTVYNTLMCRPDLELQLKCFHHEDRQMNTNWPASVQVSANSTPLEIDRGDNKNTHRPLYLKQVCQPGRNTIQITVSTCCCSHLFVLQLVHRPSVNHVLHTLLKRNLLSAEQAVAKIKRNFAASHTANANQGPGAADKATDPLSGDPTTPNSAKVSLKCTVTSKRITLPARGHDCKHIQCFDLEAYLALNCERGNWRCPVCNKPALTEGLEIDQYMWAILNTLNSSNTPNGMDTEEVIIDAQANWRAIKPPGCIGNPNIGGNLNPQQSQQQQQQQQQQHPQQHSQQQLQQQPPQPQNPNEASGGPIAGGRGGSGTPGLPVIKPDPDADAKHFSSKVMSPGSTSLPTWDNMNAMSPYMSPDMSSIASGSMMGSNYNRTPQYDTYGNPIIKQEPGPASGGNVVGGGGAGSIGNGGNNGNNGNGNNAGPGTPVTDFHGGNPLAHLSDSVNSLDPLNAMEKSLNDQMPHTPHTPHTPGGGNSSGHPMTPGGPPSVPPANENPQQPSQSNSSGTSGCPSSSGNSNNNNSNVTNAGQSSSGSSSGGINPNTTMGQMSHSPGNAGHGMQLHSPQQQQQQHPNLGLGPNNPAANIMNSPQSLMNSPQNMMNSPQSMMQQQQQQQNLLSLGSMIGHQQQQQQQQQQQSHANALVGLTDVDLPADLNFDPAAVIEGEGGNDLNLLPDNGIVDPMELLSYLDPPDLNTPPSSGSSNNANSDDILAALFD